The proteins below are encoded in one region of Bremerella sp. P1:
- a CDS encoding ATP-dependent DNA helicase yields the protein MDNLSIEDVLGPQGLIARRLQQYEQRPEQMAMAQAVGKALAKNRHLVVEAGTGVGKSFAYLVPSILWACGQQGNGEKSRRVVISTHTISLQEQLLEKDIPLINAAIPLEFTAVLAKGRGNYVSLRRLGSASLRSASLFDKDEETTQLRTLKEWSKKTADGSLSDLDFRPAIKVWDEIASDSGNCLGRKCPSYDDCFYYRARRRMQNAQLLIVNHALFFSDLALRRSGVSLLPSYDAVIFDEAHTLEGVAGDHLGMSVTSTQIDFALNKLFNERTQKGLLVHHECSDAMNQVVHTRYRAQQFFNELDSWLEENPGGNGRVNVPELIPNVLSPAMAKLAQMVKSEGDRFEEEGTRQDFHSLSDRIFLMADSIEAWRMQKMEHTVYWVESSQQRGPYRRVKLFATPIEVGPVLREELFQKVDSVILTSATLSSSPNEGFDFFKDRIGITRNDEVTSGSPFDYKKNVKLVLVKGMPDPSNRRDYDQALADMVKRYVEQTQGHAFVLFTSYDMLRNCASRVSRWMSQNGYTLFSQSDGMPRGQMVQKFKETPGSVLFGTDSFWQGVDVPGDALQNVIITKLPFSVPDHPLLQARLNQIKERGGQPFSEYQLPEAIIKLRQGFGRLIRGHSDKGIVVILDPRVQTKGYGRAFLKALPECHLVEDSFAQAGSAKPTWDDYI from the coding sequence ATGGATAACCTGTCAATCGAGGACGTTCTCGGCCCCCAGGGGCTGATCGCTCGTCGATTACAACAATACGAACAGCGCCCCGAGCAGATGGCCATGGCCCAGGCCGTGGGCAAGGCCCTGGCCAAGAACCGCCACCTGGTGGTCGAGGCCGGGACGGGCGTCGGCAAGAGCTTTGCCTACCTGGTGCCGTCGATCCTGTGGGCTTGTGGCCAGCAAGGAAATGGTGAGAAGTCCCGCCGCGTGGTCATCTCGACCCATACAATCAGCTTGCAGGAACAGCTGCTGGAAAAGGATATTCCGCTGATCAACGCGGCCATTCCCTTGGAATTCACGGCCGTGCTGGCCAAGGGCCGTGGCAACTACGTGAGCCTGCGTCGGCTGGGATCAGCCTCGCTTCGCAGTGCCAGCCTGTTCGACAAAGACGAAGAGACGACGCAGCTCCGCACGCTCAAAGAGTGGTCGAAGAAGACGGCGGACGGCTCGCTAAGCGATCTCGACTTTCGCCCAGCCATCAAAGTGTGGGACGAAATCGCCAGCGACAGCGGCAACTGCCTGGGACGCAAGTGTCCTTCGTACGACGACTGTTTCTACTACCGGGCTCGCCGCCGGATGCAGAACGCACAGCTGCTGATCGTGAACCATGCGTTGTTCTTCAGCGACCTGGCCCTGCGGCGTAGTGGCGTCAGCTTGCTGCCTTCGTACGACGCGGTGATCTTCGACGAAGCGCACACGCTGGAAGGGGTCGCCGGCGATCACCTGGGGATGTCGGTCACGTCGACGCAGATCGACTTCGCCCTGAACAAGCTGTTCAACGAACGCACCCAGAAAGGCCTGCTGGTCCATCACGAGTGCAGCGACGCGATGAACCAGGTAGTGCATACCCGCTATCGAGCCCAGCAGTTTTTCAACGAGCTGGATAGCTGGCTGGAAGAGAACCCGGGCGGAAACGGCCGCGTGAACGTGCCGGAGCTGATCCCGAATGTCCTCTCGCCGGCGATGGCCAAGCTGGCCCAGATGGTGAAGTCGGAAGGGGATCGCTTTGAAGAGGAAGGTACGCGGCAAGACTTTCATTCGCTGTCGGACCGCATCTTCCTGATGGCCGACTCGATCGAAGCCTGGCGGATGCAGAAGATGGAACACACCGTCTACTGGGTCGAAAGCAGCCAGCAGCGTGGACCTTACCGACGAGTGAAGCTGTTCGCCACGCCGATTGAAGTGGGGCCAGTGCTCAGGGAAGAGCTGTTCCAGAAGGTGGACAGTGTGATCCTGACCAGCGCGACGCTATCGTCCTCGCCGAACGAGGGCTTTGACTTTTTCAAGGATCGCATCGGCATCACGCGAAACGACGAGGTCACCTCCGGCAGTCCGTTCGACTACAAGAAGAACGTCAAGCTGGTCCTGGTGAAAGGGATGCCAGACCCCAGCAATCGCCGCGACTACGACCAGGCGCTGGCCGATATGGTGAAGCGGTACGTCGAGCAAACCCAGGGGCACGCGTTCGTGCTGTTCACCAGTTACGACATGCTACGCAACTGTGCTTCCCGCGTGAGCCGCTGGATGAGCCAGAACGGGTACACGCTGTTCAGTCAGTCCGACGGCATGCCACGTGGGCAGATGGTACAGAAGTTTAAAGAGACGCCGGGCTCGGTGCTGTTCGGAACGGATAGTTTCTGGCAAGGTGTCGACGTCCCGGGGGATGCCCTGCAGAACGTGATCATCACCAAGCTCCCGTTCAGCGTGCCGGACCATCCGCTGCTTCAGGCTCGGCTGAATCAAATCAAGGAACGCGGCGGCCAGCCGTTCTCGGAGTACCAACTGCCCGAGGCGATCATCAAGCTGCGGCAAGGCTTCGGCCGGCTAATCCGAGGGCACTCGGACAAGGGCATCGTGGTCATCCTCGACCCACGCGTGCAGACGAAGGGCTACGGACGAGCCTTTCTAAAAGCGCTACCGGAGTGTCACCTGGTGGAAGATAGCTTTGCCCAGGCTGGCTCGGCGAAGCCGACTTGGGATGACTATATCTAG